CCCGTAGGTGAGCCAGCGCAGCAACTCGGGCGAGAATCCGGACATGCCCGCGAATCGGCGTCCCATGTCACCCGCGACGGAGATCGAGGGGGCCGGAACCGGCACGAACGGCCGCCCGGCGCGGCGCAGCGCCTGCGAGAGCAGCAGCACGCCGTCCCCGGCGACGTTGAAGCAGCCGGGGTGATCCTCCACGGTCATGCGGCGCAGCACCTCGACGCCGTCGTCCTCGTGGACGAACTGCAGCCGGGGATCGAACCCGAGCACCGTCGGGACGACCGGGAGCCGCAGGTAGCGGGTGAACGGCGAGTCCACGCCGGGGCCGACGAAGTTCGCGAAGCGCAGCACGGACACGGTCAGGTCGGAGCGGCGGCGCATCAGGCCGCGCACGTAGCCCTCGACCTCGACCGCGTCCTTGGCGTACCCGGACGACGGCGCCTCGACGGGCTCGTCCAGCTCGGTGAAGACCGCCGGGTCCTTCGGCGAGGAGCCGTACACGGCGGCCGAGGACCGCACGACGAGCCTGCGCATGTCGGGCGAACGCTGGCACGCCGCGAGCAACTGCATCGTGCCGATGACGTTGAGTTCCTTCACCTTCGCCCGCGGCACGGACGCAGACGTCACCAGGTTGAGGTGCACCACCGTGTCGACCCCGGCGGACGCGATGAGCTTCGCGATGCCGGGCGTGCGGATGTCCACGCGGACGAACTCGGTGCGGCCGAGCGGCGCGGTGGGCGGGACCGTGTCCGCCCCGATCACCCGCTCGATGCCCGGTTCGGCCTGCAGCGCGTGCGCGACCCGCGCCCCCAGGAAACGGGATACGCCCGTGACGAGGACGACACGGGCCGCGGCGGGCGTGGACGACACTGTGGGCCGACCCCCTACGGCCGAGCGGCCGGCGTGCTCACTTCTTGTTACGGCGCTGGATGCGCGTCTTCTTCAGCAGCTTGCGGTGCTTCTTCTTCGCCATCCGCTTGCGACGCTTCTTGATGACAGAGCCCACGGGACCTCGCTCGGCGTATCGGGTGATGTGCGGTCCGGACGTGCCGCGGGCGAGGTCGCTCGTCGGCTCACTCGATGATGCGCGCACGGTCCAGTGGTCAAGAGTACCGCCGTACCGGCGCGGAACATGCGTCGGCATGGCGCGGAGCCGTCCGCGAGGTGACGCGGACGCGTCGCGGCGGCACCCGCCGCCGCTTCGTGCGCCGCCGGAGTCCGGCGCCGCGCGTCGGCACGGCACCGGACGCCGTCGTCTCCGCGGGGACGGGCGCGCGCCCGTCCCGTGCGGTGTCCTCCCGTCTCCGGCGGTCGCGCCGCCGGCGGGACCCGTCCTGTTCCCCGTCGCTCGGCCCGGTGGCGGCCCGGCGGCGGCTCCGGGCCGTCGCCCGCAGCGCCGCCGTCCCGTCACCCGGCCTCGATGTACGCTTCCCGCAGGTAGTCGTGTACGGCCTGCTCGGGGACGCGGAACGAGCGGCCCACGCGGATCGCGGGCAGCTCGCCCGAGTGGACGAGGCGGTAGACGGTCATCTTGGACACCCGCATCACCGCCGCCACTTCGGCCACCGTCAGGAACCTGACCTCGCTCAGAGGTCGCTCGCCTGAACTCATCGGACGCCCTCTTCCACACGTGCCGCGCACCGACCCATCGGGTGACTTTGATCACGCACGTGTACTTCCTCCAGCGTAAATCGCGTATCGCCCGTAGCAAGAGGGGATTCCATCCATTTCCGTCCCCGGACCTTGCCCCGCCGCCACAGTGCTGATACGCACGACGCGCCCCGCCCGGACACGGAGCGTGACGAAACCGTCGGATGTGAAGCGGAATCCCCGGCCGACCTGCGTCTCGGGCGCCACGGACGGTCCCGGACGAGCGCATGCGTCACACCCGGCCGTCACCGTCACTCTCGGTGACGACCGGGCGCGGGAACTCGTGAGGTCAGTCGGCCGGATGCAGGCCCGCGTGCCCCAGGATGTAGGCGGTCAAAGGGGTGTAATGGTGCGGGTTCACCCCGTCGTCGAGCGGGACGACCACGTCGATCGCGCCCTCGGCGGCG
The nucleotide sequence above comes from Actinomadura algeriensis. Encoded proteins:
- a CDS encoding NAD-dependent epimerase/dehydratase family protein, producing MSSTPAAARVVLVTGVSRFLGARVAHALQAEPGIERVIGADTVPPTAPLGRTEFVRVDIRTPGIAKLIASAGVDTVVHLNLVTSASVPRAKVKELNVIGTMQLLAACQRSPDMRRLVVRSSAAVYGSSPKDPAVFTELDEPVEAPSSGYAKDAVEVEGYVRGLMRRRSDLTVSVLRFANFVGPGVDSPFTRYLRLPVVPTVLGFDPRLQFVHEDDGVEVLRRMTVEDHPGCFNVAGDGVLLLSQALRRAGRPFVPVPAPSISVAGDMGRRFAGMSGFSPELLRWLTYGRVVDTSGLARELGRRLEYGTEAAFADFVAARGTAGGPLGRVAAALGPRR
- a CDS encoding 30S ribosomal protein bS22 codes for the protein MGSVIKKRRKRMAKKKHRKLLKKTRIQRRNKK
- a CDS encoding helix-turn-helix domain-containing protein, translating into MSSGERPLSEVRFLTVAEVAAVMRVSKMTVYRLVHSGELPAIRVGRSFRVPEQAVHDYLREAYIEAG